The following is a genomic window from Streptomyces chrestomyceticus JCM 4735.
TCCGAGCCGGAGCCGCTGACCTCCCGTTTCCGGGTCACCCACGCGATGCTGCTGTCCGTGATCGCACGGCCCGGCAACGCCTTCGAGGCGATGCGCAAGCTGCTGGAGGACAACCACGAGCCGCGCCGCAACCAGCTTCGGCACATCCGCCGTGCCATCGCCATCTACCGCTCGCTGCTGGACGGCGGCATCGTCGAGCGCCTCGCCGAGCCGGACGCGGAGGGGCGGATCGTCCGCCTGACCGTCGACCTCCAGCAGGACTTCGCGCTCAACCAGCCGCTGTCCACCTTCGCGCTGGCGGCGTTCGACCTGCTGGACCCGGAGTCGCCCTCCTACGCGCTGGACATGGTCTCGGTCGTGGAGTCCACCCTGGACGATCCTCGGCAGATCCTCGCGGCCCAGCAGAACAAGGCCAAGGGCGAGGCGGTGGCCCAGATGAAGGCCGACGGCGTCGAGTACGAGGACCGCATGGAGCGCCTCATGGACGTCGAGTACCCCAAGCCGCTGGAGGAGCTGCTCTCGCACGCGTACAACCTCTACCGCAAGAGCCACCCGTGGGTCGGCGACCACCCGCTGTCGCCGAAGTCGGTCATCCGCGACATGTACGAGCGGGCGATGACCTTCACCGAGTTCACCTCGTTCTACGAGCTCGCCCGCACCGAGGGCATCGTGCTGCGTTACCTGGCGAGCGCGTACAAGGCGCTCGACCACACCGTGCCGGACGACCTGAAGTCCGAGGACTTCGAGGACATCATCGCCTGGCTGGGCGAGATGGTCCGCCAGGTGGACTCCAGCCTGCTGGACGAGTGGGAGCAGTTGGCCAACCCGGAGGAGGAGACGGCCGAGGAGGCCGCCGAGCGGGCGGACCAGGTCAAGCCGGTCACCGCGAACGCGCGGGCGTTCCGGGTGCTGGTGCGCAACGCCCTCTTCCGGCGGGTCGAGCTGGCGGCGCTGGACAAGGTCGAGGAGCTCGGCGAGATGGACGCGGAGTCCGGCTGGGACGCGGACGCCTGGGGCGAGGCGATGGACGCGTACTGGGACGAGTACTACGAGCTGGGCACCGGTCCGGATGCGCGCGGGCCCAAGCTGTTGCAGATTCAGGAGGAACCCGAGCACGGGCTGTGGAAGGTGCGGCAGACTTTCGCCGACCCCAACGGCGATCACGACTGGGGCATCTCCGCCGAGGTGGACCTGACGGCCTCCGACGAGGAGGGGCGCGCGGTCGTGCGCGTCACCGCCGTGGGCCAGTTGTGACCGGTCGGTGCGCCCCGCACGGGGCGCACCGCTCAGCAAGGGCGTCGAGACACCCGACGGAGGACGTACGGCCATGACCAATCCCGCCGAGCGCCTGGTGGATCTGCTGGATCTGGAGCAGATCGAGGTGAACATCTTCCGCGGCCGCAGCCCGCAGGAAAGCCTCCAGCGCGTCTTCGGCGGGCAGGTGGCCGGACAGGCGCTGGTCGCGGCCGGGCGGACCACCGAGGGCGACCGGCCCGTGCACTCGCTGCACGCGTACTTCCTGCGCCCGGGGCGTCCGGGCGTGCCGATCGTGTACCAGGTGGAGCGGGTACGGGACGGCCGCTCCTTCACCACGCGCCGGGTGGTCGCCGTCCAGCAGGGACGTACGATCTTCAACCTGACCGCCTCCTTCCATCAGCCCGAACCGGGCTTCGAACATCAACTGCCGATGCGCCGTGTGGTGCCCGCCCCCGAGGAGCTGCCGACCGTCGCGGACGAGGTGCGCGAGCACCTGGGCGGGCTGCCCGAGGCGCTGGAGCGGATGGCCCGGCGGCAGCCCTTCGACATCCGCTACGTCGACCGGCTCCGCTGGAAGCCGGAGGAGATCGAGGGCGCGGAGCCGCGCAGCGCGGTCTGGATGCGCGCGGTCGGACCGCTGGGCGAGGACCCGCTGATCCACACCTGCGCGCTGACCTACGCCAGTGACATGACCCTGCTGGACGCCGTCCGTATCCCGATCGAACCGCTCTGGGGCCCGCGCGGTTTCGACATGGCCTCCCTCGACCACGCGATGTGGTTCCACCGCCCCTTCCGCGCGGACGAGTGGTTCCTCTACGACCAGGAGTCCCCCATCGCCACCGGCGGCCGCGGCCTGGCCCGCGGCCGCATCTACGACCGCGCGGGCAACCTCCTCGTCTCCGTCGTCCAAGAAGGTCTCCTGCGCCCCCACAGCAAGGACCGCAGCCTGGAGCAGCCGTACGCGGAGGGGACGGGAGCGTAGACGGTTCCGGTCGTCTTTCGCGGGTCGTCCCGGCTCCCGCAGGTCAGGAATCGCGAGGGGTCGGCCTCGGGGTGTACGCCAGGACGGGTGGGCGGGGCGGTGGCAGCGCGGGGGCGGGAACGGTGGCAGTAACGGAGGCCGAGACGGTCGCAGGGGCCGCAGAACCCGTGGGGCTTGTGGGAGCTGTGGGGCTTGCAGGGATACGGAAGGGGGCGTCTCCCGGTCCGGCCGGTGAGGTGTCGCCCGGTCGGGTGGGGTGGCGCAGGCGGTCGGCCGCCGGCTGCTGGTGACGGGCACGGTCGAGGGAGCGGGAGAGGTTGACGCGGTACCAGAGCACCTCGTCGAACTCTTCCGCCGTCGTCGCCCGCTCGACCGCCTCCCTGGCCGCCGGACTCGCCCCCGGCAGGGCCAAGGTCGGGCGCAGGCGCCGTAGCACGGAACGTTCCAGTGGATCCTCGACGACCGAGGCCAGTTCCTCCGGTGGCAGGACCGCCGCGATCACCGCCGCCGACTCCCAGCCGTCCGCCGCCTCGCCCATCAGCCGGGCGACCCGGCGGCTGCGCCACTTCCGGCCGCGCCAGTCCTGTCCGCCGTCGAGCATGACCCGGAGCACCGCGGGGAGGTCGCCCCGCAGCAGCTCCGGCTCGCGGTCGGCGCATTCCGTCAGCTCCGTCGCGAGGTAGAGCCAGACCACGGCGCCGTAGCGGTTCACGTAGAAGCGGACCGGGGCGAAACAGCCCGCGCGGGCCAGCCGGAGGAAGC
Proteins encoded in this region:
- a CDS encoding acyl-CoA thioesterase; protein product: MTNPAERLVDLLDLEQIEVNIFRGRSPQESLQRVFGGQVAGQALVAAGRTTEGDRPVHSLHAYFLRPGRPGVPIVYQVERVRDGRSFTTRRVVAVQQGRTIFNLTASFHQPEPGFEHQLPMRRVVPAPEELPTVADEVREHLGGLPEALERMARRQPFDIRYVDRLRWKPEEIEGAEPRSAVWMRAVGPLGEDPLIHTCALTYASDMTLLDAVRIPIEPLWGPRGFDMASLDHAMWFHRPFRADEWFLYDQESPIATGGRGLARGRIYDRAGNLLVSVVQEGLLRPHSKDRSLEQPYAEGTGA
- a CDS encoding DUF6397 family protein, with amino-acid sequence MDPATWTMTGECDMTVMCDGRQASATLTAEEPPIAGELLTPGRAARELGLRGGEFDLAAQLGEILTLPPDPEARPGPGGPWRRRRVPVEEVRRLRAQEGFPDTLRERLRTVGAAEAAELLGIGAGRFLRLARAGCFAPVRFYVNRYGAVVWLYLATELTECADREPELLRGDLPAVLRVMLDGGQDWRGRKWRSRRVARLMGEAADGWESAAVIAAVLPPEELASVVEDPLERSVLRRLRPTLALPGASPAAREAVERATTAEEFDEVLWYRVNLSRSLDRARHQQPAADRLRHPTRPGDTSPAGPGDAPFRIPASPTAPTSPTGSAAPATVSASVTATVPAPALPPPRPPVLAYTPRPTPRDS